One Candidatus Deferrimicrobium sp. DNA window includes the following coding sequences:
- a CDS encoding two-component system sensor histidine kinase NtrB: NNLMTVVTGYCELLLTRLPAADSLRPDIEKVREAGERAADLTRELLAFGRHQVLQPQTFEINRFLSGLSMVLQDLAGPSVRVLFLPGNDAGEIRVDPDHLRRTLTQLVANARDAMPGGGEIRLATQGGERIEPVEGIEPPLGQFVLLAVQDNGRGMDAEARDRIFEPFYSLESGSEGLGLPSVYGFVKQSGGYIFVDSSTGRGTTFRIYFPCIDRIPEPGAGSGSPLAGTPDAG; the protein is encoded by the coding sequence GAACAACCTGATGACCGTGGTGACCGGGTATTGCGAACTGCTCCTCACACGTTTGCCCGCGGCGGATTCATTGCGCCCGGATATCGAAAAAGTGCGCGAGGCGGGCGAACGCGCGGCGGATCTGACCAGGGAATTGCTCGCTTTCGGCCGGCACCAGGTCCTTCAGCCCCAAACCTTTGAGATCAACCGGTTTCTTTCGGGCCTTTCGATGGTGTTGCAGGACCTTGCGGGCCCCTCCGTGCGGGTCCTCTTCCTGCCGGGGAATGACGCGGGGGAGATCCGGGTCGACCCGGATCACCTTCGCCGGACACTGACGCAACTGGTCGCAAACGCCCGCGACGCGATGCCGGGCGGGGGAGAGATTCGTCTTGCGACGCAGGGGGGCGAACGGATCGAGCCGGTTGAGGGGATCGAGCCCCCTCTCGGACAGTTCGTCCTTCTCGCTGTACAGGACAACGGCCGCGGCATGGACGCCGAGGCCCGCGACCGGATCTTCGAACCGTTCTACTCGTTGGAATCGGGCAGCGAGGGGCTGGGACTCCCTTCGGTGTACGGGTTCGTCAAGCAGAGCGGAGGATACATCTTCGTGGACAGCAGCACCGGGCGCGGGACGACGTTCCGTATCTACTTCCCGTGCATCGACCGGATCCCGGAGCCCGGCGCAGGGAGCGGGAGCCCCCTCGCCGGAACGCCCGACGCCGGATGA